The genomic segment TAGCACAAATATCTGCCCGCTCTACAACGATTTTAACTAATGACAATATTTCTATTATAGTCCCAAACTCAAAATTCATTGAAAATGAAGTTATAAACTGGAGTCATAATGACAGGATAATTAGATTTAAAGTGCCTGTGGGAGTGAGTTATAGCAGTGATGTAAACTTAGTGAAGAAAATTTTACTGGAAGTTGCTGATGAACATGATGCCGTACTTAAAAATCCACCACCCAGTGTTCAGTTTTTAGAGTTTAATGATAGTAGTCTTGATTTTATACTATTGGTTTGGACGGAAAAAGCCATAAAAAGAAGGTCCCGACTTACAAGTGATCTCAATTTTGCAATTTTTAAGAAATTTGCGGAGCATGGAGTAGAAATCCCTTTCCCACAACGTGACCTGCATATCAAATCCGGATTTAAAGATGCTGTAGCTAAAAATCAAGATTGAAATCAAGAATTTTT from the Chitinophagaceae bacterium genome contains:
- a CDS encoding mechanosensitive ion channel family protein: MRAFLNDNINKAWEFLNEPLFKLGSTEITFIFSVYLLVVIFLIFYVSKKLSELLRDKILTKYNVELGVREAISTIFRYFFVFIAFIVIVQASGIDLSALTILAGALGVGIGFGLQSITNNFVSGLIILFERPIKVGDRIEVGDTYGDVAQISARSTTILTNDNISIIVPNSKFIENEVINWSHNDRIIRFKVPVGVSYSSDVNLVKKILLEVADEHDAVLKNPPPSVQFLEFNDSSLDFILLVWTEKAIKRRSRLTSDLNFAIFKKFAEHGVEIPFPQRDLHIKSGFKDAVAKNQD